Genomic segment of Candidatus Aegiribacteria sp.:
AGGCTATAGGAACAAGGGGGCCTGTATTCGGCGTTATGATGGCGCTGGAAAGGTGGACCAGGTGCAATTCGGCAGCTTTCAGTTATGGAGATTACACGATGACTGAAAGGCATGAACTGATTGATCCTGTGGAACCAGGAAAGGATGTGACATGCTGGGGACGTTTCTTGCTGCCCTTCTGACAGTATTTCCGAACCATGGCATTGAAGAAAGCTTTGCCGATTATCTGTACGAGCTTGGTGAATACGGGATGGCCTCCAGCGAGTATCTGAGAATTATTTACAGTCATGATGAAGATACACTGTCATGTCCCCTTGCCGCCCTCCGGCTTGCCAGGTGCTGGCAGGAGCTGGGGCGCCGGGAAGACGCTCTTCTCCTCTACGGATACCTTAGAAGAAATCTAACTGACGCTGAATTGAGAGCCGGAGCGATGATGGGCGCGGGATCGGTTCTTGAGGAATCGGGTAATTATACCGCTGCGCGAGAACTTTATTTGAATGCCGCGGTTACTTCGGAAGATATTGATCTGATGGGGAGAGCAGGGATAATGTCGTGCCTGATGGATGCGCAGATGGGAAATTGGGATGCTTCCGCCGAGGGGCTCAGAAGCATTTCAGCAGCCGGAGGTCCCTTCTGCGAAATTTCCGAAAATCTTGCCGCGCAGGTTGCTGAAGGAAATGGTCTTTCACATCGCAGCCCGTTATGGTGCGGAATATCAAGTGCTCTGCTTCCAGGCTCCGGTCAGGCTATCTGTGGTCATTATACCGATGGTATTATCGCATTTGGTGTAAATGGGGCGATGGTCTGGCTGTTCTACGAATCTCTGCAGGAGAGTAACACCACTACTTCAGTATTGCTGGGATGGCTGAGTCTATCTTTCTACGGAGGAAATATTTACGGTGGTTCACGGGCAGCAGTCACGTACAATTCGGCCAGAAGACGAGAACTGCTTGATGAGGTTACAAGAATACTCGAAGATCAGCAACGCTTCAGACCTTGACTTTCTCTTGAAATTCTAACAGTTTAGCGGTTCCCTTCAGTATTCTCATGATCGATGATTTCCTACAGCGTTGCGGAACTTATCGAATGCGAGAAGAAGGGGGTAAATGCAGCTTGCGAATTATTTCTCGCTGATTTTTTAAATTGTTGTATTTCATGCATATCCATCTCACGGATTGCTGGAATAATATATCATGTTTCATGCGGAGGTTTTAGAAAAGTGAAGACTTATACAGCCAAAACCGGAGAAATAGAAAGAAAATGGTGGCACGTAGACGCTACCGGATATTCTCCGGGAAGATTGGCATCCAGAATTGCCATGATTCTTCAGGGCAAGAACAAGCCGGTATATACACCTCATATTGATACCGGTGATTTTATTGTTGTAACGAATGTTGAGAAAATGAACTTCACCGGTAGAAAACTCGATCAGAAGGAGTATGGACGACATACCGGATACCCCGGTGGAAGGAAAACAACAAGCTTGAAGGAGATGCTGGAAAAGCATCCTGATAGAATACTGAGAAAAGCTGTTAAGGGAATGATGCCCAGAAACAGAATTGCCAGAAAACAGATCAAAAAACTGAAAATATTCGCGGGAAGCGAACATTCTCATGCGGCACAGAACCCTCAGGTTCTGGAAATCTAGCGGTCAAGGGTGGTGAAATGAAGCAGCTTATAGGAGTTGGAAGACGAAAAAGTGCTACGGCGAGGTGTTATCTGAGACCCGGAAAAGGTCTTATTAAGATTAATCATAGGGATCCCGGAGAGTATTTCTGTCATCTCTGGCAGGAACAGCATGCCTTTGAACCGCTTGAGGTCGTTGGAGTCTCAAGGGACTACGATGTAATAGTCAACGTTCGCGGTGGAGGCATATCAGGACAGGCCGGAGCAATCAGACTCGGAATAGCAAGGGCTCTGGTAGAAGCAAATCCTGACTTCAGGCCTGCACTGAAGACTGAAGGTATGCTCAGGCGTGATCCGAGAATCGTTGAGAGAAAGAAGTACGGTCAGCCCAAGGCAAGAAAGAGATTCCAGTTCTCCAAGAGATAAAGTGACAGCAATTTGCGCGGATATTGAATCCTGATAATCGGATTCACGCAGATTTTTTGTGACATAACACACGGTCGGTGGTGATAACCTCGGTGTCTTCATCGGAATGAAGATTGGTTCGATCAAGCTGGCCGGAGGATAACCGAAAGGAAAAATCAATGAAAATACCTTCCATGAAAGAAATGCTCGAAGCCGGGATACATTTCGGCCATCAGAAGAGTCGATGGAACCCAAAGATGAAGAATTATATCTTTATGGCTCGTAACGGTATACATATCATCGACCTCAAAAAATCTCGGGCACTGCTTGAAGATGCAGCTAATCTGGTATCCAAAACTGTAGCTTCAGGTAAAAGTGTTCTGTTCGTAGCCACGAAGAAGCAGGGCAGAGAATGTCTGAAGGAACATGCTTTAAGATGCGGACAGTATTACGTTACCGAGCGCTGGATGGGTGGAATG
This window contains:
- a CDS encoding tetratricopeptide repeat protein, with amino-acid sequence MLGTFLAALLTVFPNHGIEESFADYLYELGEYGMASSEYLRIIYSHDEDTLSCPLAALRLARCWQELGRREDALLLYGYLRRNLTDAELRAGAMMGAGSVLEESGNYTAARELYLNAAVTSEDIDLMGRAGIMSCLMDAQMGNWDASAEGLRSISAAGGPFCEISENLAAQVAEGNGLSHRSPLWCGISSALLPGSGQAICGHYTDGIIAFGVNGAMVWLFYESLQESNTTTSVLLGWLSLSFYGGNIYGGSRAAVTYNSARRRELLDEVTRILEDQQRFRP
- the rpsI gene encoding 30S ribosomal protein S9; its protein translation is MKQLIGVGRRKSATARCYLRPGKGLIKINHRDPGEYFCHLWQEQHAFEPLEVVGVSRDYDVIVNVRGGGISGQAGAIRLGIARALVEANPDFRPALKTEGMLRRDPRIVERKKYGQPKARKRFQFSKR
- the rplM gene encoding 50S ribosomal protein L13 translates to MISYSVAELIECEKKGVNAACELFLADFLNCCISCISISRIAGIIYHVSCGGFRKVKTYTAKTGEIERKWWHVDATGYSPGRLASRIAMILQGKNKPVYTPHIDTGDFIVVTNVEKMNFTGRKLDQKEYGRHTGYPGGRKTTSLKEMLEKHPDRILRKAVKGMMPRNRIARKQIKKLKIFAGSEHSHAAQNPQVLEI